A single genomic interval of Caretta caretta isolate rCarCar2 chromosome 23, rCarCar1.hap1, whole genome shotgun sequence harbors:
- the OPA3 gene encoding optic atrophy 3 protein isoform X1: protein MGSPGPGRRGAAGRERGAPAGLWGARGRAGGGLRVGSEGHRQGYGEPGAGPAGAAVYHWVEMRTKMRIMGFRGATIKPLNEEAAAELGAELLGEAIVFGVGGLCIFLEYARQASNTRRKEEEQSSTLLGLQEQVAELGLAVETLDAQLREVNRLLLDVSTSAKK, encoded by the exons atggggagcccggggccgggccggcggggggctgcgggtcgggagcgaggggcaccggcagggctatggggagcccggggccgggccggcggggggctgcgggtcgggagcgaggggcaccggcagggctatggggagcccggggccgggccggcgggggctgcgg tgTACCACTGGGTCGAGATGCGAACCAAGATGCGGATCATGGGCTTCCGTGGCGCCACCATCAAGCCCCTGAACGAGGAGGCGGCAGCGGAGCTGGGCGCGGAGTTGCTGGGCGAAGCCATCGTCTTCGGCGTGGGCGGCCTGTGCATCTTCCTGGAGTACGCGCGCCAGGCCTCCAACACccggaggaaggaggaggagcagagcagcACCCTGCTGGGCCTGCAGGAGCAGGTGGCCGAGCTGGGCCTGGCCGTGGAGACCCTGGACGCGCAGCTGCGTGAGGTGAACCGCCTGCTGCTGGACGTCTCCACCAGTGCCAAGAAATAG
- the VASP gene encoding vasodilator-stimulated phosphoprotein isoform X1 yields MRPQSRGSQGPSETVVCATRATVMLYDDANKKWVTAGSGPQVVSWVQIYHNPGTNTFRVVGRKMQSDQQVVINCAVMKGMKYNQATPNFHQWRDARQVWGLNFSTKEDANQFASGMLLALDQLEAGLAPSGPPQNGPSPDEMEQQKRQQQEQERRVASAGAPATPSGGGPPPPPGPPPPPGPPPPPGLPATAGGPPPATGGPPPAPPLPAAQGPGAGGGGASGLAAAIASAKLRKIAKQQEDGTGPAGGSPSPGTAPKNEASRGGGGGGLMEEMSAMLARRRKATLPGEKPGPKKDEDISSQQDTAEPSGTRTSSLQSDLVRRPWEKNSSTLPRMKSAAPSSTEPPASTDESGLERIKQELLEEVRRELQKLKEEIIEAFVLELRKRGSP; encoded by the exons ATGCGCCCCCAGAgccggggcagccaggggccCAG CGAGACGGTCGTCTGCGCCACCCGTGCCACGGTGATGCTGTACGACGATGCCAACAAGAAGTGGGTGACGGCGGGGAGCGGCCCCCAGGTTGTCAGCTGGGTGCAGATCTACCACAACCCGGGCACCAACACCTTCCGCGTGGTGGGCCGTAAGATGCAGTCGGACCAGCAG gtggtCATTAACTGTGCAGTAATGAAGGGGATGAAGTACAACCAGGCCACACCCAACTTCCACCAGTGGCGTGATGCCCGCCAGGTCTGGGGTCTCAACTTCAGCACCAAGGAGGACGCCAACCAGTTTGCCAGTGGGATGCTGCTCGCCCTGGACCAGCTGGAGGCGG GCTTGGCTCCGTCTGGGCCACCCCAGAACGGCCCCTCCCCAGATGAGATGGAGCAACAGAAAAG gcagcagcaggagcaggagcgcCGGGTGGCCAGTGCAG GAGCTCCAGCGACCCCTTCGGGGGGaggccccccgccgcccccaggGCCGCCACCCCCGCCAGGGCCGCCTCCACCACCCGGCCTGCCCGCCACTGCTGGGGGGCCACCCCCTGCGACTGGGGGGCCACCTCCCGCCCCTCCTCTGCCTGCTGCACAGGGCCCGGGGGCGGGAGGCGGGGGGGCCTCCGGCCTGGCAGCTGCCATCGCAAGCGCAAAACTCAGGAAAATCGccaag cagcaggaggatggcactgggccggcggggggcagccccagccccgggacgGCCCCAAAGAACGAGGCCAGccgcggcggggggggcgggggcctgATGGAGGAGATGAGCGCCATGCTGGCCAGACG GCGGAAAGCCACGCTGCCGGGCGAGAAGCCTGGGCCGAAGAAAGATGAGGACATTTCCAGC cagcaaGACACCGCCGAACCCTCAGGTACTAGGACCTCGAGCCTGCAGAGCG ACTTGGTGCGGAGGCCCTGGGAGAAGAACAGCTCCACCCTGCCCAG gatGAAATCAGCTGcccccagcagcacagagcccccggCCAGCACAGATGAGTCCGGCCTGGAGCGGATCAAACAG gagctgctggaggaggtGCGCCGGGAGCTGCAGAAGCTGAAGGAGGAGATCATCGAGG CATTCGTCCTGGAACTGAGGAAGCGGGGCTCGCCCtag
- the OPA3 gene encoding optic atrophy 3 protein isoform X2, with protein MVAGAFPIAKLLYLGVRQLSRPLAARIKAGARASPFFRAYVCGPPAQLYHWVEMRTKMRIMGFRGATIKPLNEEAAAELGAELLGEAIVFGVGGLCIFLEYARQASNTRRKEEEQSSTLLGLQEQVAELGLAVETLDAQLREVNRLLLDVSTSAKK; from the exons ATGGTGGCCGGCGCGTTCCCCATCGCGAAGCTCCTGTACCTGGGCGTGCGGCAGCTGAGTCGGCCCCTAGCCGCGCGCATCAAGGCAGGGGCTCGCGCCAGCCCCTTTTTCCGGGCCTACGTCTGCGGGCCGCCCGCGCAGC tgTACCACTGGGTCGAGATGCGAACCAAGATGCGGATCATGGGCTTCCGTGGCGCCACCATCAAGCCCCTGAACGAGGAGGCGGCAGCGGAGCTGGGCGCGGAGTTGCTGGGCGAAGCCATCGTCTTCGGCGTGGGCGGCCTGTGCATCTTCCTGGAGTACGCGCGCCAGGCCTCCAACACccggaggaaggaggaggagcagagcagcACCCTGCTGGGCCTGCAGGAGCAGGTGGCCGAGCTGGGCCTGGCCGTGGAGACCCTGGACGCGCAGCTGCGTGAGGTGAACCGCCTGCTGCTGGACGTCTCCACCAGTGCCAAGAAATAG
- the VASP gene encoding vasodilator-stimulated phosphoprotein isoform X3, producing MRPQSRGSQGPSETVVCATRATVMLYDDANKKWVTAGSGPQVVSWVQIYHNPGTNTFRVVGRKMQSDQQVVINCAVMKGMKYNQATPNFHQWRDARQVWGLNFSTKEDANQFASGMLLALDQLEAGLAPSGPPQNGPSPDEMEQQKRQQQEQERRVASAGAPATPSGGGPPPPPGPPPPPGPPPPPGLPATAGGPPPATGGPPPAPPLPAAQGPGAGGGGASGLAAAIASAKLRKIAKQQEDGTGPAGGSPSPGTAPKNEASRGGGGGGLMEEMSAMLARRRKATLPGEKPGPKKDEDISSQDTAEPSGTRTSSLQSDLVRRPWEKNSSTLPRMKSAAPSSTEPPASTDESGLERIKQELLEEVRRELQKLKEEIIEAFVLELRKRGSP from the exons ATGCGCCCCCAGAgccggggcagccaggggccCAG CGAGACGGTCGTCTGCGCCACCCGTGCCACGGTGATGCTGTACGACGATGCCAACAAGAAGTGGGTGACGGCGGGGAGCGGCCCCCAGGTTGTCAGCTGGGTGCAGATCTACCACAACCCGGGCACCAACACCTTCCGCGTGGTGGGCCGTAAGATGCAGTCGGACCAGCAG gtggtCATTAACTGTGCAGTAATGAAGGGGATGAAGTACAACCAGGCCACACCCAACTTCCACCAGTGGCGTGATGCCCGCCAGGTCTGGGGTCTCAACTTCAGCACCAAGGAGGACGCCAACCAGTTTGCCAGTGGGATGCTGCTCGCCCTGGACCAGCTGGAGGCGG GCTTGGCTCCGTCTGGGCCACCCCAGAACGGCCCCTCCCCAGATGAGATGGAGCAACAGAAAAG gcagcagcaggagcaggagcgcCGGGTGGCCAGTGCAG GAGCTCCAGCGACCCCTTCGGGGGGaggccccccgccgcccccaggGCCGCCACCCCCGCCAGGGCCGCCTCCACCACCCGGCCTGCCCGCCACTGCTGGGGGGCCACCCCCTGCGACTGGGGGGCCACCTCCCGCCCCTCCTCTGCCTGCTGCACAGGGCCCGGGGGCGGGAGGCGGGGGGGCCTCCGGCCTGGCAGCTGCCATCGCAAGCGCAAAACTCAGGAAAATCGccaag cagcaggaggatggcactgggccggcggggggcagccccagccccgggacgGCCCCAAAGAACGAGGCCAGccgcggcggggggggcgggggcctgATGGAGGAGATGAGCGCCATGCTGGCCAGACG GCGGAAAGCCACGCTGCCGGGCGAGAAGCCTGGGCCGAAGAAAGATGAGGACATTTCCAGC caaGACACCGCCGAACCCTCAGGTACTAGGACCTCGAGCCTGCAGAGCG ACTTGGTGCGGAGGCCCTGGGAGAAGAACAGCTCCACCCTGCCCAG gatGAAATCAGCTGcccccagcagcacagagcccccggCCAGCACAGATGAGTCCGGCCTGGAGCGGATCAAACAG gagctgctggaggaggtGCGCCGGGAGCTGCAGAAGCTGAAGGAGGAGATCATCGAGG CATTCGTCCTGGAACTGAGGAAGCGGGGCTCGCCCtag
- the VASP gene encoding vasodilator-stimulated phosphoprotein isoform X2, producing the protein MRPQSRGSQGPSETVVCATRATVMLYDDANKKWVTAGSGPQVVSWVQIYHNPGTNTFRVVGRKMQSDQQVVINCAVMKGMKYNQATPNFHQWRDARQVWGLNFSTKEDANQFASGMLLALDQLEAGLAPSGPPQNGPSPDEMEQQKRQQQEQERRVASAGAPATPSGGGPPPPPGPPPPPGPPPPPGLPATAGGPPPATGGPPPAPPLPAAQGPGAGGGGASGLAAAIASAKLRKIAKQEDGTGPAGGSPSPGTAPKNEASRGGGGGGLMEEMSAMLARRRKATLPGEKPGPKKDEDISSQQDTAEPSGTRTSSLQSDLVRRPWEKNSSTLPRMKSAAPSSTEPPASTDESGLERIKQELLEEVRRELQKLKEEIIEAFVLELRKRGSP; encoded by the exons ATGCGCCCCCAGAgccggggcagccaggggccCAG CGAGACGGTCGTCTGCGCCACCCGTGCCACGGTGATGCTGTACGACGATGCCAACAAGAAGTGGGTGACGGCGGGGAGCGGCCCCCAGGTTGTCAGCTGGGTGCAGATCTACCACAACCCGGGCACCAACACCTTCCGCGTGGTGGGCCGTAAGATGCAGTCGGACCAGCAG gtggtCATTAACTGTGCAGTAATGAAGGGGATGAAGTACAACCAGGCCACACCCAACTTCCACCAGTGGCGTGATGCCCGCCAGGTCTGGGGTCTCAACTTCAGCACCAAGGAGGACGCCAACCAGTTTGCCAGTGGGATGCTGCTCGCCCTGGACCAGCTGGAGGCGG GCTTGGCTCCGTCTGGGCCACCCCAGAACGGCCCCTCCCCAGATGAGATGGAGCAACAGAAAAG gcagcagcaggagcaggagcgcCGGGTGGCCAGTGCAG GAGCTCCAGCGACCCCTTCGGGGGGaggccccccgccgcccccaggGCCGCCACCCCCGCCAGGGCCGCCTCCACCACCCGGCCTGCCCGCCACTGCTGGGGGGCCACCCCCTGCGACTGGGGGGCCACCTCCCGCCCCTCCTCTGCCTGCTGCACAGGGCCCGGGGGCGGGAGGCGGGGGGGCCTCCGGCCTGGCAGCTGCCATCGCAAGCGCAAAACTCAGGAAAATCGccaag caggaggatggcactgggccggcggggggcagccccagccccgggacgGCCCCAAAGAACGAGGCCAGccgcggcggggggggcgggggcctgATGGAGGAGATGAGCGCCATGCTGGCCAGACG GCGGAAAGCCACGCTGCCGGGCGAGAAGCCTGGGCCGAAGAAAGATGAGGACATTTCCAGC cagcaaGACACCGCCGAACCCTCAGGTACTAGGACCTCGAGCCTGCAGAGCG ACTTGGTGCGGAGGCCCTGGGAGAAGAACAGCTCCACCCTGCCCAG gatGAAATCAGCTGcccccagcagcacagagcccccggCCAGCACAGATGAGTCCGGCCTGGAGCGGATCAAACAG gagctgctggaggaggtGCGCCGGGAGCTGCAGAAGCTGAAGGAGGAGATCATCGAGG CATTCGTCCTGGAACTGAGGAAGCGGGGCTCGCCCtag
- the VASP gene encoding vasodilator-stimulated phosphoprotein isoform X4 translates to MSETVVCATRATVMLYDDANKKWVTAGSGPQVVSWVQIYHNPGTNTFRVVGRKMQSDQQVVINCAVMKGMKYNQATPNFHQWRDARQVWGLNFSTKEDANQFASGMLLALDQLEAGLAPSGPPQNGPSPDEMEQQKRQQQEQERRVASAGAPATPSGGGPPPPPGPPPPPGPPPPPGLPATAGGPPPATGGPPPAPPLPAAQGPGAGGGGASGLAAAIASAKLRKIAKQQEDGTGPAGGSPSPGTAPKNEASRGGGGGGLMEEMSAMLARRRKATLPGEKPGPKKDEDISSQQDTAEPSGTRTSSLQSDLVRRPWEKNSSTLPRMKSAAPSSTEPPASTDESGLERIKQELLEEVRRELQKLKEEIIEAFVLELRKRGSP, encoded by the exons ATGAG CGAGACGGTCGTCTGCGCCACCCGTGCCACGGTGATGCTGTACGACGATGCCAACAAGAAGTGGGTGACGGCGGGGAGCGGCCCCCAGGTTGTCAGCTGGGTGCAGATCTACCACAACCCGGGCACCAACACCTTCCGCGTGGTGGGCCGTAAGATGCAGTCGGACCAGCAG gtggtCATTAACTGTGCAGTAATGAAGGGGATGAAGTACAACCAGGCCACACCCAACTTCCACCAGTGGCGTGATGCCCGCCAGGTCTGGGGTCTCAACTTCAGCACCAAGGAGGACGCCAACCAGTTTGCCAGTGGGATGCTGCTCGCCCTGGACCAGCTGGAGGCGG GCTTGGCTCCGTCTGGGCCACCCCAGAACGGCCCCTCCCCAGATGAGATGGAGCAACAGAAAAG gcagcagcaggagcaggagcgcCGGGTGGCCAGTGCAG GAGCTCCAGCGACCCCTTCGGGGGGaggccccccgccgcccccaggGCCGCCACCCCCGCCAGGGCCGCCTCCACCACCCGGCCTGCCCGCCACTGCTGGGGGGCCACCCCCTGCGACTGGGGGGCCACCTCCCGCCCCTCCTCTGCCTGCTGCACAGGGCCCGGGGGCGGGAGGCGGGGGGGCCTCCGGCCTGGCAGCTGCCATCGCAAGCGCAAAACTCAGGAAAATCGccaag cagcaggaggatggcactgggccggcggggggcagccccagccccgggacgGCCCCAAAGAACGAGGCCAGccgcggcggggggggcgggggcctgATGGAGGAGATGAGCGCCATGCTGGCCAGACG GCGGAAAGCCACGCTGCCGGGCGAGAAGCCTGGGCCGAAGAAAGATGAGGACATTTCCAGC cagcaaGACACCGCCGAACCCTCAGGTACTAGGACCTCGAGCCTGCAGAGCG ACTTGGTGCGGAGGCCCTGGGAGAAGAACAGCTCCACCCTGCCCAG gatGAAATCAGCTGcccccagcagcacagagcccccggCCAGCACAGATGAGTCCGGCCTGGAGCGGATCAAACAG gagctgctggaggaggtGCGCCGGGAGCTGCAGAAGCTGAAGGAGGAGATCATCGAGG CATTCGTCCTGGAACTGAGGAAGCGGGGCTCGCCCtag